Proteins from a genomic interval of Triplophysa dalaica isolate WHDGS20190420 chromosome 21, ASM1584641v1, whole genome shotgun sequence:
- the her2 gene encoding hairy-related 2 produces the protein MAPTIYKVTETGTQKTNMRKPVVEKMRRDRINRCIEKLKVLLKTEIKASQPCGKLEKADILEMAVIHLKKSMRTNDDAHAQSYADGLSRCIQETARFLSVHNQLQTTKYALMGHFNNTVQPKTSEIVVCASAPKDSCQAVSKRAGEHVLWRPW, from the exons ATGGCTCCTACTATTTACAAAGTGACTGAGACAGGAACTCAAAAAACGAAT ATGAGAAAACCAGTGGTGGAGAAGATGCGCAGAGACCGCATCAACAGATGCATCGAAAAACTTAAAGTCCTTCTCAAGACGGAGATAAAAGCCAGCCAGCCGTGTGGTAAACTGGAGAAGGCTGATATCTTGGAGATGGCTGTCATTCACCTGAAGAAATCCATGAGGACAAACGATGACGCACATGCGCAAAGTTACGCGGACGGGTTATCCAGGTGCATTCAGGAGACGGCACGATTTCTGTCAGTTCACAACCAGCTACAGACAACCAAATACGCTTTAATGGGACACTTCAACAACACCGTGCAACCCAAAACGAGCGAAATAGTTGTCTGCGCGTCTGCGCCCAAAGACAGCTGTCAAGCCGTCTCCAAACGCGCAGGAGAGCACGTGCTTTGGAGACCCTGGTGA
- the LOC130410490 gene encoding transcription factor HES-5-like, with product MAPTYTTDYSTLSNKDKHKLRKPAVEKMRRDRINSCIEQLKTMLEKEFHQQDPNTKLEKADILEMTVIFLKQKLQHKSSAPQKTHFDGYSQCWRETMNYLSVNSKTDGVRQHLNRCQEAQRSAKDVSLVSPVSYQSSKVIVKQEPCAHTPLWRPW from the exons ATGGCTCCAACTTACACTACTGACTACTCCACACTTTCTAACAAAGATAAGCATAAA TTGAGAAAACCTGCCGTGGAGAAAATGCGCAGAGATCGCATCAACAGCTGCATCGAGCAGCTCAAAACCATGCTGGAGAAAGAGTTCCACCAGCAGGACCCAAACACCAAGCTGGAGAAAGCCGACATTCTGGAGATGACCGTGATCTTCCTGAAACAGAAGCTGCAGCACAAGTCCTCAGCTCCACAGAAAACTCACTTTGACGGCTATTCCCAGTGCTGGAGGGAGACCATGAACTATTTGTCTGTCAACTCCAAGACGGACGGCGTACGTCAACATCTGAACCGCTGCCAGGAAGCCCAGAGATCAGCTAAAGATGTCAGTCTCGTGTCACCAGTCTCCTATCAGAGCAGCAAGGTCATCGTGAAGCAGGAACCGTGTGCTCACACACCTCTCTGGAGACCTTGGTAG
- the her15.2 gene encoding hairy and enhancer of split-related 15, tandem duplicate 2, with translation MAPTYTTDYSTLSNKDKHKLRKPAVEKMRRDRINSCIEQLKTMLEKEFHQQDPNTKLEKADILEMTVIFLKQKLQHKSSAPQKTHFDGYSQCWRETMNYLSVNSKTDGVRQHLNRCQEAQRSAKDVSLVSPVSYQSSKVIVKQEPCAHTPLWRPW, from the exons ATGGCTCCAACTTACACTACTGACTACTCCACACTTTCTAACAAAGATAAGCATAAA TTGAGAAAACCTGCCGTTGAGAAAATGCGCAGAGATCGCATCAACAGCTGCATCGAGCAGCTCAAAACCATGCTGGAGAAAGAGTTCCACCAGCAGGACCCAAACACCAAGCTGGAGAAAGCCGACATTCTGGAGATGACCGTGATCTTCCTGAAACAGAAGCTGCAGCACAAGTCCTCAGCTCCACAGAAAACTCACTTTGACGGCTATTCGCAGTGCTGGAGGGAGACCATGAACTATTTGTCTGTCAACTCCAAGACGGACGGCGTACGTCAACATCTGAACCGCTGCCAGGAAGCCCAGAGATCAGCTAAAGATGTCAGTCTCGTGTCACCAGTCTCCTATCAGAGCAGCAAGGTCATCGTGAAGCAGGAACCGTGTGCTCACACACCTCTCTGGAGACCTTGGTAG
- the LOC130410795 gene encoding transcription factor HES-5-like has product MTPTIISDEHLHLNNKLRKPIVEKMRRDRINRSIEQLKALLDPEFLKQQSDSKLEKADILEMTVSFMTHQQSVLDSSSHAVNQGFSRCVHDIVHFLSTHDTQKTQRRLLKHFQNLRTPSEQIRRESVLPQLSSTHHNTINKEMNINKSAIWRPW; this is encoded by the exons ATGACACCTACAATCATCTCAGACGAGCATCTCCATCTCAACAACAAG cTGAGAAAGCCAATCGTAGAGAAGATGCGGAGAGATCGTATCAACAGAAGCATCGAGCAGCTCAAGGCTCTTCTGGATCCAGAGTTCCTCAAGCAGCAGTCTGATTCCAAGCTGGAGAAAGCAGATATACTGGAGATGACAGTCAGCTTCATGACACACCAGCAGTCTGTTCTGGACTCCAGTTCACATGCTGTCAATCAAGGCTTCTCCAGGTGTGTCCATGACATTGTGCACTTTCTGtccacacatgacacacagaagaCACAGAGAAGACTGCTGAAGCACTTCCAGAACCTGCGGACACCATCTGAACAGATCAGGAGAGAAAGTGTCCTGCCTCAGCTGAGCTCCACACACCACAACACCATCAACAAAGAGATGAATATCAACAAGAGCGCCATCTGGAGGCCCTGGTAG